From the Carya illinoinensis cultivar Pawnee chromosome 4, C.illinoinensisPawnee_v1, whole genome shotgun sequence genome, one window contains:
- the LOC122306376 gene encoding AT-hook motif nuclear-localized protein 16-like, protein MAGGVVDLTGSSVGLKTAIDRNLQEPDRGNPNRTGIDVLVSVKVPKAVSPVTSVAEGDTIRRPRGRPAGSKNKPKPPIIVTRDSANAIRAHAMEVSSGYDVSESLADFARRKQRGICILSGSGYVTNVTLRQQTSSGTIVTLHGRFEILSLIGSILPPPAPPGITGLTIYLAGPQGQVVGGGVVGALIASGPIVIMAASFMNATFDRLPLDDDHEIDAAMQNQHYQHGRHHPLDISDLYGMPQNLLTNGTVPPEIYSWPPGRTMSKTKPC, encoded by the coding sequence ATGGCCGGAGGCGTAGTAGATCTAACAGGCTCTTCCGTTGGGTTAAAAACTGCCATCGATCGAAACCTGCAAGAACCTGACAGAGGAAATCCCAACAGAACTGGTATTGATGTCCTCGTGTCTGTCAAAGTGCCAAAGGCAGTGTCACCTGTTACATCTGTAGCAGAGGGGGACACCATTAGGCGGCCACGTGGGAGGCCAGCTGGGTCTAAAAACAAGCCGAAGCCACCAATAATTGTCACCCGAGACAGTGCTAATGCAATCCGTGCACATGCTATGGAAGTGAGCTCCGGCTACGATGTTAGTGAAAGCTTAGCTGATTTTGCTAGGAGGAAGCAACGCGGCATTTGCATACTTAGTGGCAGTGGATATGTAACAAATGTGACGCTGCGACAACAAACCTCGTCCGGAACAATTGTGACCCTTCATGGTCGGTTTGAGATTCTTTCATTGATTGGATCAATCTTGCCTCCACCAGCACCCCCGGGTATAACTGGCCTGACAATCTACCTAGCTGGGCCTCAGGGGCAGGTTGTGGGTGGGGGCGTGGTTGGTGCACTCATTGCTTCTGGCCCTATTGTGATCATGGCTGCATCATTCATGAATGCCACTTTTGATCGCCTGCCATTGGATGATGATCATGAAATTGATGCTGCGATGCAGAATCAACATTACCAACACGGTCGTCATCATCCCCTTGATATTTCTGATTTATATGGGATGCCACAGAACTTGCTCACCAATGGTACCGTGCCCCCGGAGATATACTCTTGGCCACCGGGGAGAACGATGTCAAAAACAAAACCATGTTAG
- the LOC122308029 gene encoding methyl-CpG-binding domain-containing protein 5-like: MRRSSDGASPSMASEKSNGAETPLPENTASPAGAQQRRVSAAPLPDWLPPGWLVEDRVRSSGASAGVIDRYFFEPVSGRRFRSKNEVLYFLETGTKRKKGKLVENSDADTMGSEGQKEKKSATKAKSSALKFDYLNVPEKVQWVLTDSSQGSWAPYIGEEKLPESTMQEWAAAFTAATFKHYSKRKV, from the exons ATGCGTCGATCGTCAGACGGCGCGTCGCCTTCCATGGCCTCCGAGAAGTCTAACGGTGCAGAGACGCCGCTTCCAGAGAACACGGCGTCTCCAGCGGGAGCCCAGCAGCGTCGTGTCTCGGCCGCGCCGCTGCCGGATTGGTTGCCGCCTGGTTGGTTAGTCGAAGATAGAGTTCGGAGCTCGGGTGCCTCAGCTGGAGTGATAGATAGG TATTTTTTTGAGCCAGTTTCTGGCCGTCGATTTCGGTCAAAAAATGAGGTTCTATACTTTCTAGAAACTGGAACCAAacggaaaaaaggaaaattagtGGAGAACTCTGATGCTGATACCATG GGCTCTGAAGGCCAGAAAGAAAAGAAGTCTGCCACGAAGGCAAAGAGTTCTGCattaaaatttgattatttgaatgtGCCTGAGAAGGTCCAATGGGTTCTCACAGATTCCTCCCAGGGATCCTGGGCTCCTTACATTGGTGAGGAAAAGTTACCTGAATCTACCATGCAAGAATGGGCTGCCGCATTCACGGCTGCCACCTTCAAACACTACAGTAAGAGAAAGGTTTGA